Proteins from a single region of Sphaerochaeta globosa str. Buddy:
- a CDS encoding helix-turn-helix transcriptional regulator: MQFHEKLKAYRSSYGLTQEQLGEKVFVSRVTISKWETGRGLPNLGSLQQLASLFGISVDELLGSNELVALAQTEVKNTVRQSHTLMFGLLDVLCVLLVFLPIFADGKGHSFTLYAFYPIALFLQPLMMALVILPSAFGVVELALQSRLSEIWGSRILKISLTLSLLLLLLLVNCRQPYPSTFVLCLVVAKGFILIKR, translated from the coding sequence ATGCAGTTTCATGAAAAACTCAAAGCCTATCGGTCGTCCTACGGCCTTACGCAGGAACAGCTTGGAGAAAAAGTATTCGTCTCCCGAGTTACCATTTCCAAATGGGAGACGGGTAGGGGGCTTCCCAACCTCGGTTCCTTACAGCAATTAGCAAGTTTGTTTGGGATTTCTGTTGATGAGCTTCTTGGTTCCAACGAGCTGGTGGCCTTGGCCCAGACTGAAGTGAAGAATACCGTACGACAATCCCACACCCTTATGTTCGGCCTCCTCGATGTCCTGTGTGTACTTCTGGTTTTTCTACCCATCTTTGCGGATGGGAAAGGGCATTCGTTTACCTTGTATGCGTTCTATCCAATCGCGCTCTTTCTCCAGCCGCTGATGATGGCTCTCGTTATACTGCCCTCCGCTTTCGGTGTAGTCGAGCTTGCACTACAGTCACGACTTTCAGAAATCTGGGGCAGCCGGATTTTGAAGATTTCTCTCACTCTTTCCTTATTGCTCTTGCTGCTGCTTGTAAACTGCCGTCAGCCATATCCCAGTACGTTTGTGCTTTGTTTGGTGGTGGCAAAGGGTTTCATCCTCATAAAACGGTGA